The genomic segment GGTAGGACAGTAGTCATTGATATATAAAGATTTCTGCATACTGTCTGACCTCAACAGTGTTAAGTAGCGATCCACAGCACTTCCTGTCTGAACAGAAGGCATACAATGTAAGTTGCAAGCCTATGGTACATAGGGATACTATTGCATTGTAGTCAAAATGATACACCCTCTACTGCAAAATAGGTTTATTTGCAAAATCGAGATAATAGAAAAAGCAGTTGGCACTGTCGTATCATTATCACCCTTTCACACTTCAATAGCTGAAACTCTGTATAACCTCGTGGACTTCTGCAGACTCCACTAGAAAGTGCTCTGTGGTGCTCTATTCCCATAAGAAATATGAAGACAGTCATGAAACAAAATCAAAAGAAAGAGGAAGGCGCTCACTTTTATGTTGATTCATATCGTGGAGtagtttctttattttttgtgcaTACAATTAAGGCACAGCGGGAACACTAGACAAATGGAAATGAGTatggttacagctgtttcacacctGTCACATCTGGTCAGAAGAAGCAACCGAAGAGGTGAAACGGACAACATCAATTTAAATAGCTCAACACAACTCAAGCAAAAAAAGTTTTCTCTATTCAATGCAAAAATGCACTTTTAAAAGGAAATTTCTGAATTATTCAACCCCCTAAATACAGTAGAATTCCTCATAAGTGCTGATCAGATGTTGTCTCAAGCATTATGGACTTTATTAGTTGCATCAGATGTGCTTGAAATAAAACACATCAAATACTAGGGATTTGTTGACTGTGACATTTGATGGCATATTAGAAATAAGTCAACAGCGTGGTCCAAACAAGGAAAGGGAAAAAAGTAGCAAAGGCACTGAATGATTCTAAAAGTAGAAATGAGAGCACACTTCATAATTTCAAAGTTAAAGGGtgactctcattaaaataaatttttgctattgcactccttatggtaaataaaaaatatttctaatatactttgtttaaaaaaaatgaagttttctatgttttatttgtggttaaaaaagctcaagagcacaatttcccccatctcatacacagacttaggaccaaggTCCAAACACagcaagtgcagcctggagttctggggggggggggggggggggtggggggggggttgtccagcatcatccaatcatagctcctctcacacttaactaccatatgctgttggttggacaccccccccccccctcagcactgcaggctgcattttctgtgtttggaccttggtcctaagtctgtgcatgacacgggggaaaatgtgctcttgagcttttttaagcacaaataaaacatagaaaacttcttttttttttaaccaaagtatattagaaatcttttttatttaccataaggagtgcaatagcaaaaattagttttaatgaatgTGAGCATTTAAAGGAACAAATGCTATACTATCTGGACATGGCAGAAGGAGGAAACAATAATTGTCTGCCATCAGATTCCTGATGAGGCAACTCAACTCAGGTTGTCATATACACTGTAAGGTGCATACTAAATGCTGAACGTCATCATGCCTGGACTCTATATACACCTGTGTTTACTCAAAAGCAcacaaaaattaaagggccattcctgtggaaaactatttttcatAGTCAACTGATGCAAAAAAGttaaaacggatttgtaaattacttctattcaaaaatcgtaatccttccagtacttatcagctgctgtatgctccagaggaagttcttttctttttgattttttttttgtctgaccacagtgctctctgctgacacctctgtccagaggaactgtccagagcaggagcaaatccccatagcaaacctctcctgctctggacagttcctgaagtaGAAAAACAAGTGCTCCATAGCGTAATATTCTTCAGCCCCAGTGTGAGGTAACAAACGAatgactgctcaccctgggtggttgtatagctttatacacaacaatgatgataGCATACAAATAataggtcgtctgctgccctccggtcaCTGGTATATACAATAGACAGGGATGGCTTCGAGGAGGGATCCGGCTCAAACGGCGCTGACTAACCACAACAAGGTATGGAGGATAAAAGAGGAttattgaccaagatgcaacacgtttcactgcgctttcgcagcttcctcaggcactgatgcctgaggaagctgcacaAGCATTGATGCCTGAGGAAGGTGTgcaagcgcagtgaaacgcgttgcatcttggtcaataaaatcctcttttatccTCCATACCTTGTCGTGGTCGGTCAGCGCCGTTTGAGCCGGGTCCCTCCTCGAAGCCATCCCTgtctactggacagttcctgacatggacagaggtgtcagcaaagaggactgtggtaagacagaaaataaattcaaaaagaaaataacttcctctggagcatacagcagctgataagtaccggaaggattaagatcatttaatagaagtaatttacaaatcagtttgtttttttacatgtgcCTTTTTTTTAATAGTGAACAGaacaataataaaacataagtggGAACAGACAGCAACACAAAGGGCTGGGGGGAATTTCACATTCTCATAATTGTCTTGCAGACCTGTTATTAGGTTTCTGTGCAAGAGACAACTTTTAAAGTTCAATAACTCAATCATAAACTTCATAGTTCTCATAGCCTAGGGGGAACTTTTCTATATGCCTGCAGAGTCTTTGTCTGGAGAAAATAATCACGTTATAATGGAGTTCTtccttaaaaatataaaaatgaaaaactcaattttttccccGTACTTGAGAAGATGATTTCAGCACAAGCAAAACTTTCAATTGATGAATCTTCATCTAAAACTTCACTAAATTGTTCACGGCTTACACTATCTTCTAATGCCTTCCCATCACAGCAGGTGATTTACACATTACGCTCCGTGCCTTGCTTGTTTCAGGGGATTGCTAGCTGTATTAAGTTATATTACAATATGTTACAAGAAAATAAAAGCGATTGCCTGAGAATGACACTTATGTACTATAAGAGCATTTGTCCGCCATGAACTATGAGTTATGATAATGACTGTTATCAGtatataattacatttttatctCGCAACATTCTGTCATCCATTTGTTTCCTGATAATATGAAGCATTTGTATTCATGGAGGATATTTTGGTATATCACTGAAATATTTGCCCTTCATGTAGAAGTTATTAAActgaaaaaaaacacagcacTGAAACACTTTACTGGTTATTACATTGTGAACTCAAGTGCAGTCACCAAgattaaaaaaaggaaatacaagtcTTCCCTGTAATATTGTGCTTTTGTTTCAGATCAGCTCCATAGAGATAGTTTTTACGCCCGTTTGGAATACATTAGAGACATTTTATCATCCTCCTGTTATTGCCATAATGTATTAATCTATAGCTTAATAATCACTTTTAGAAAGTTTTAGGTTTCTATACTTTttgaggggacatttatcaatgtttgcttatgtattccttattttagtaattttttcattACCTTTATTTTTGctcatgtgtgacttatttatcaactagttttctttcacgtaagcaattttttcttttttttactttggtagtagctttttctgctccatgtttgagctggagtaaatttagtcaatttttaaccttgttgcgacttttttttgcgcagttgcgactaatgaataccagactacccatagtccattttaaaattattactacgtagttaagtctTGGAaatcttgcttttctcgctttccagtcaaaatgtcgcacgaaaaatcgacatttttaataaaattttaattttaataaaaaatttaactaaatcgcttgataaatgtctgtctttgtttttatgtttttttttgtgtcaaacCTTTTAGTACAAAAGTTACTTTCTTAAAGTGCATTTCCAGATATTTGGTTAAAATGCACATTAAAAGTACTccagttgaatatatatatattttttaatcaactggtgccagaaagttaaacagatttgtaaattacttctatttaaatatcttaatttttccagtacttatcagctgctgtatgctccacaggaagttattttgtctgacaattgtgctctctgctgacacctccatgtcatgtccatgtcaggaactgtccagagaaggatatgtttgctatggggatttgttcctgctctggacagttcctggcatggacagagaggtgtcagcagagagcactgtggtcagacagaaaagaaattcaaaaagaaaagaacttcctctgtagtatacagcagctgataaatacaggaaggattaagatttttaaatagaagtaatttacaaatctgtctaactttctggcaccagttgatttaaaaaaaaaaatgtttttacaccagagtacccctttaagggagtttTGCCATGACAACTTATTACCTTTCCACAGGATTGGTGAGAAGGGTCTGATCATTatgggtctgactgctggaactttttaggggctatttacactgcagaatttccactagcggaattccgcaagcagaaattcagaagtgtgaatgggagtgtgggaTCCTATAGAAATCTATGGGCTTCAATTTGAGATGGAATTCtgtaagcagaaattctgcagtgtgaatagaccctaagtttgggttcacactatggaatttctgggcagaatttctgccggagaccaagccggcggcactaggaccgcacggactgcattgccatccccatagacgtcAATGCGTTTCtgggcagatctcccaaaagatccacccagaaatgcattgccatctatggggatggcaatgcagtccgtgcggtcttAGTGCTGCTAGAAATTCTGCACAGATGTCCTGAGTTTCCCTGTTTGAATGGGGCAAGGAAATAAAGACCTGCTAGCcgtagagaataaggggtaaagtggaacatacaacaaatgcagttatttttttcttaatttttttttaatgaagtaaacgagataaaggtaagcaatgactttttctcagtctgaagcgcggtcctcatcggcaggaagcagtgaggaggaggaggatgacggaggttctgattccatctctgcttctttttcatccctctctatatatagggccgtggccatgaagaaggcccctccgatgactgccattatggtgcaggtcatgagggcatactccaggctgcggtatttcagaagaggggatttggcatatcctcgttcgtaggtgtcagatatcaggccgatgaggtacgggctgccggcgtcacctaggaggtgatagattgtcatctgcacggccagggctgaagatctcctccacggagttactacttttagtataatgtcagatatgagggtgaaatttactgacagaagcgtctctccgatgaagatgaagatgttggtggcaacgaggctgatgttgccaaaagtcaatgccaacagaagaaaaggggcggagagcatcatcgcgcatccacacacaagcgggtccgcccgtgggttggatttgcgatatcttttacttatctccgtccctgctacaactcccagaatgccggaaacgactgtaaccacaccaaatattaggatgtcgtgatagtcacatgGTTCAGcgcggcaagggtccttctcttgtaggagtgttcgtgcgtgggtcaggtatgacggaccccatacacctatggctcccactatgaaggatacagccgtcgatcccatggtggttaacatgaagcttcgatttttaaatagttttttcagatctgtcacccatttggcaaacttctgggatttgttgttcttcttcccgtttgtagtcgttcttggaagctcctttgtgaccaaaatcatcaaaggcacagctatgaggcccagtccaggggtgacccgaaatgtccagtgccaatcgccccttgctgcatcagtcactttgggcccgatgatgtatcctagtccgcagcctacaggtatgacggagtaaaacacgttcagcatgcgggtccgctggtcacttgtaaaaaggtctgcaatgatggagggggcaatggtgcagaaagtcgcctctccggctccaaccagtccactcgtcagcaggaagagcaggaagtacccgtcagggatgaatgacagggtaagtgtcatgctcagccaaacgatgactcctgcgcaaacagtatatttcttattacagtggtcgcccaaatatccggcaattggtgcgaccagcacgtagcttccaatgaacaatgtattcaataagccggacagactagcattggtgtcatatgctttctgtatataaggcagcacccccgccacgctggagcgatttgcatagatgagcaaattaacaaaggcgaggatcactacggtgatgatggaacgtgcggtggacatcacgcttagagatggcaggttctgcctctcagggatatcacccttttctacatccatatcactatggtcctccattgcttcttcctcctccttcagcaatgggtcttgtggagaggccatggtcacaggtcagagcctgaaaacactagagagagagagataagtgaagacattagacaacatgtcatcattcctgtcattatacaatagatcattcatacagagcagaaatgtccagcacagaaccacaagataacactaagaccatcgcagcctcagaagaagacgcttctctataagtgttttatatggagacgtcttccctgaggttactgatgtctgataaccctgaacctgtccggtcctagtaatatctgatagccctgaacctgtccggtcctagtaatatctgataaccctgaacctgtccggtcctagtaatatctgataaccctgaacctgcccGGTCctataatatctgataaccctgaacctgtccggtcctagtaatatctgataaccctgaacctgtccggtcctagtaatatctgataaccctgaacctgtccgtccTTGTATTatatgataaccctgaacctgtccggtcctagtaatatctgataaccctgaacctgtcaggTCCTAgtgatatctgataaccctgaacctgtcaggtcctagtaatatctgacaaccctgattctgtccggtcctagtaatatctgataaccctgaacctgtccggtcctagtaatatctgataaccctgaacctgtccggtcctagtaatatctgataaccctgaacctatccgatcctagtaatatctgataaccctgaacctgtccggtcctagtaatatctgataacactgaacctgtccggtcctagtaatatctgataatcctgaacctgtccggtcctagtaatatctgataaccctgaacctgtccggtcctagtaatatctgataaacctgaacctctccggtcatagtaatatctgataaccctgactCTGTCCcagtaatggcggattataagggcttggctgtatggtcactgggccatgtgaacttcatactgtagatacaattgggctatcctgctatatacatttactaataatgaacctaccccacctcattgggatttATCCATCCCCTATATgagtttctgccactagttgatttgaaaatgttccctttcggagtacccagagtatttctattgttagtacacacagaattctatgatatactattatatttctgccctaatctttctgtcattcttttactacaccaccaaatctttctcatagacttatatcttttagaacttcatgaattaggactctttttcttgggggcttttttgggcataattgcattttagcagttttgcaagaaaaagctctggtcatgatactatctgtgcgttttattatgtttaatgcctaagccaagtattgtcacaatgctatgaggaatataacttttgttatttctttcggaaattaatttcttgtttttttttgctaaaaaaaaaagcaacaacaataaaaaaaaaactgtcaaacaaaaagccctgtgtatgtatgaatagaagaggctgagacttaccttgtggttctctcttcagacaaggaacggtcaaaatcttgaattctctatcgcaaatagaaactctctaacaaacactttgcaccacaggttgtgaatgcaaaacacactgaagagactgcagccggcgcgcacctccttgtacagcttacggtgacatcatcccaagcatgtgtgacatcacagggttctaaaccatcttcaggtatgtgtatatctgtatagtaaatgtgagtagccgtattagtccagtgatgcagattgtaataccttttttattgcactaacagaattttgtagagacaaactttcgggattcctccctgataatttataaagtcctttgatcattagtccttgtctattggacttgataaagggcagaatcctgaaagcttgtctctacaaaattctgttagtccaataaaaaaggtattacaagagactgcaacatattttttgatttgtgtgtatatatatatatatatatatatatatatatatatatatatatatagttccaagcgtgagtaggtgcctccagctagggtccgtgtccaggattctgcatacgtagttccaaggaaaatgctgtggcactcaaggtatggtgaaaaaatgaaaactatttattcatcccaaatgtgcaaagagcgacgtttcaatggtctcacaccatcattatcaagccacttgataatgatggtgtgagaccattgaaactttgctctttgcacatttgggatgaataaatagttttcattttttcaccataccttgagtgccacagcattttccttggaactacgtatgcaggatcctggacctggatcctagctggaggcacctactcacgctttaggagcgctgctttcttctttgacatatatatatatatatatatatatatatatatatatatatatatatattaatatacacctagaaatacatcaagtacataaaagcatcttttagaaaaatatttctccaggcctgccgagtatatccccgtacttcacagtgtcttctttgtttatatattttaatcttttgaccttttaaccccactaggaccaagggcatcctgggacttaaaggggtattccaggccaaaacttttttttatatatcaactggctccagaaagttaaacagatttgtaaattacttctattaaaaaatcttaatcctttcagtacttatgaccttctgaagttaaggttgtttttttctgtctaagtgctctctgatgacacctgtctcgggcaacgcccagtttagaagcaaatccccatagcaaacctcttctaaactgggcgtttcccgagacaggtgtcatcagagagcacttagacagaaaaccttaacttcagaagctcataagtactctaccacctcaataatgtaatgtctcaaatccacagaatatttagaaaatctcatcagtatatccgagatagctgataatgccaggttttgcggaatactagaatagagcgattcaatttcgcaagtaagccacgacagagaatcgctccatgtgaatttagttcttctgaccaggagtttactgaaaattcagattgttcagataccacggacactagcggggactcagaaccgcaatatgtgaacactcacaagaatcgcaatgcgagaagacagtgaaaaaacgaggaaggcgcggtggcagaaaacataggaagaagagcttcggagcgtaacaaggacaaacggaaaaagtaataaaagaggattttcaggtcattaacatttctgcacaaatcattacagatgaagaaacctcgttcctgtggaaaggactgggtttctctcctacacatcattttgatgtttatcggacaattttggatataaataaatttgtgagaactttaacagttaagaaacatttttttgtggaaaatgctgatgaaccatcggacccacctcaactttctataaaccctgatttaccactaatgcatacgttagcagaacaaattgcttttagagatctctgtctccttgaaaataatgggatatcaatttgtgatgaagtgaatactgcacataccttctacactaaaaaccaaaatttttaccccatacagaccagaccagcaatttctgattggttccaggaccttatcatgaaagatttggttaatctacaatcaaaagtaatgtcctaatttgaataaaaaggaggctgctgccataaagaaattgaagaaaaacaaaaatttgacgatccgatccgccgattaaggcggctcggtagtatgtatggacacgggactgtatatcaatGTAAATGAAAATCTATTAgctgatgataaaacttaccttaaactttgtggggatcccactgaaccttttaaaaaagaactgttgactctgttggaagaggggaaagccagatctattttgacccaaaaagaagtggattatattttcgtgcctgctccaattattcctatcttccactcgctacccaagctgcataaggaccgattcccggcgccgatgcgtccgatcgtggcggggatcggatcccttaacgagcacctatgcgagtggttggactcagtactgcaacctctggttatgcaatgcccaagttatatcaaggacactaagcacttgctaaaaatcatggatgaattcacatggagcgattctctgtcgtggcttacttgtgacattgaatcgctctatcccagtattccgcaaaacctggcattatcagctatctcggatatactgatgagattttctaaatattctgtggatttgagacattacattattgaggtggtagattttgtgttaaaacacaattattttatgtttggtaacaatttttatttgcagcgcacgggtgcttcaatgggagcaaagtcatcaccagctcgggctaagctttttgttttttggtgggaggagcagttaattttttctgacaccaatccattatccacatgcctcgcatggtatgggaggtatgtatccgatgtgttcatcatttggtcgtctgaccatctgaccgttgatgcattcatgacatatatcaataataatcggttcaatcttacgtttatccacacatggtgtaaaagtgaaaccccctttttggatgtcatattacgtggcaaccctgatacaaataaaactgaggttgatccttacagaaaaaagatatcaggcaataccatcctaagggcgaattcatgccattccaaacaaatggtaagagccataccagtaggtgaacttatacaAATTAAGCGGATCAGTTCTTTCGCCGAGGTGTACCacagggaagctgatgcagcatgcacacgcctggcggctcgaggttaccctggatggctcttgaaaaagctcggtcgagagtggatcctatggatcgaaaatccctttttacaagtaagcaaccaactgaatcacaagattgtcctacatttgtcaccacgtacagtccagaatttaatgacatcaaacgcattgtaattaaacacttacctttgctatcaacagatcccacggtaggggagattataaagtcaggtgtgagatttgcagcgaggcgggcacctactctatccaatctccttattcccagtatggtggacacggctagtgttaccacccagtggattagcaccaagggcttccacaagtgcggtaaattgcggtgtgtggtatgtccctttgccgaaaaatgccagaaaatagaaggtacggtggatggcaaatgccatgtcattcacaaccttataaactgtgatagcacttttgctttatataaaatcatgtgcacacaatgtcacttaacatatgtgggttccaccaaaaagtcccttaaaaaacgcatgcaagagcacattagacatgctgctggccctttaagctcgaacatttctaacgtatctaaacattttctaatatgtcataattcagacaccacttccctcaggttctcaggcattgagaaggggaacctaaataaaaggggaggtcaccatattcgatccctccacaatagggaaatcatgtggatttatcttttgaattgcattcaaccccatggtctaaatagcaaaacagatttaatattacattactgatatgtctccgaataatttatctgtgtttggtcccatgtttttgttttggttttaatcacgcgcacatgtgatgtggacctgtccctccccttcgTGTGGGAA from the Hyla sarda isolate aHylSar1 chromosome 8, aHylSar1.hap1, whole genome shotgun sequence genome contains:
- the LOC130284601 gene encoding protein spinster homolog 1-like — protein: MASPQDPLLKEEEEAMEDHSDMDVEKGDIPERQNLPSLSVMSTARSIITVVILAFVNLLIYANRSSVAGVLPYIQKAYDTNASLSGLLNTLFIGSYVLVAPIAGYLGDHCNKKYTVCAGVIVWLSMTLTLSFIPDGYFLLFLLTSGLVGAGEATFCTIAPSIIADLFTSDQRTRMLNVFYSVIPVGCGLGYIIGPKVTDAARGDWHWTFRVTPGLGLIAVPLMILVTKELPRTTTNGKKNNKSQKFAKWVTDLKKLFKNRSFMLTTMGSTAVSFIVGAIGVWGPSYLTHARTLLQEKDPCRAEPCDYHDILIFGVVTVVSGILGVVAGTEISKRYRKSNPRADPLVCGCAMMLSAPFLLLALTFGNISLVATNIFIFIGETLLSVNFTLISDIILKVVTPWRRSSALAVQMTIYHLLGDAGSPYLIGLISDTYERGYAKSPLLKYRSLEYALMTCTIMAVIGGAFFMATALYIERDEKEAEMESEPPSSSSSSLLPADEDRASD